One Chryseobacterium indoltheticum DNA segment encodes these proteins:
- a CDS encoding MFS transporter, with protein sequence MLKEKNKFISTILAFAMIPMSGLATDIYLPSMPSMATELHQPESNIQLTLSIFLISYGITQFFAGSIVDSFGRYRISMASLALFIVSFLITATTQNIFVIYAMRVLQGILSGFAVVSKRAFFVDVYEGDERKHYLSIMTIVWSVGPIIAPFIGGYLQKIFGWQSNFYVLAGYSLVLLIFELIFSGETLKKRNPFNVEFLLKEYDSMFKAKDFFYGMVMCGLSYSMIMFFNLCGSFIIEHKMGYSEVVAGYVSLILGFAWMAGGFLGKALINKAFLPKIRNANFIQLLLIVLMFIASYFSNNIYSLVAFAFVIHVTAGFIFNNYFSYCIGRFPNSAGLAGGMTGGVVFIITSAISYGIVALIKPQVQLEVAEGYFVLGILGLFILSMIKWRKAHV encoded by the coding sequence ATGTTAAAAGAGAAAAATAAATTTATTTCAACGATTCTTGCTTTTGCAATGATTCCGATGTCGGGTTTGGCAACAGATATTTATCTGCCTTCAATGCCGAGTATGGCGACTGAACTTCACCAACCTGAAAGCAATATTCAGCTTACTTTATCGATATTTTTGATAAGTTATGGCATCACGCAGTTCTTTGCAGGAAGTATTGTTGATTCTTTCGGACGATACAGAATTTCAATGGCTTCTTTGGCTTTATTTATTGTCTCTTTCCTGATTACTGCGACGACTCAAAATATCTTTGTAATCTATGCAATGCGGGTTTTGCAGGGGATTTTATCAGGATTTGCAGTGGTTTCTAAACGTGCTTTTTTTGTGGATGTTTATGAAGGAGATGAGCGGAAACATTATCTCAGTATCATGACGATTGTATGGTCAGTCGGTCCGATCATTGCGCCGTTTATCGGAGGTTATTTACAGAAAATTTTCGGTTGGCAATCTAATTTCTATGTTTTAGCGGGATATAGTTTGGTTCTTTTAATTTTTGAATTGATTTTCTCAGGTGAAACTTTAAAGAAAAGAAATCCCTTCAATGTTGAATTTTTGCTTAAAGAATACGATTCGATGTTTAAAGCGAAAGATTTTTTCTACGGAATGGTGATGTGCGGATTGAGTTACTCGATGATTATGTTTTTCAATTTGTGTGGCTCTTTCATTATCGAGCATAAAATGGGTTATTCTGAAGTTGTTGCCGGATACGTTTCCTTGATTCTTGGTTTTGCCTGGATGGCGGGAGGTTTTTTAGGAAAAGCATTAATCAATAAAGCATTTTTACCTAAAATTAGAAATGCCAATTTTATTCAATTGTTGCTGATTGTTTTGATGTTTATTGCATCTTATTTTTCAAATAATATTTACAGTTTGGTTGCTTTTGCATTCGTCATTCATGTGACTGCCGGATTTATTTTTAATAATTATTTCTCATATTGTATCGGAAGATTCCCCAATTCTGCCGGACTTGCAGGTGGAATGACAGGTGGAGTAGTGTTTATCATCACTTCTGCAATAAGCTACGGAATTGTGGCGCTCATCAAACCTCAGGTTCAGCTTGAAGTCGCAGAAGGATATTTTGTTTTGGGAATTTTAGGTTTATTTATTTTGAGTATGATTAAATGGAGAAAAGCGCATGTTTGA
- a CDS encoding NADP-dependent isocitrate dehydrogenase, with protein MSEKSKIYYTLTDEAPMLATHSFLPIVKAFTKPANIEIAVPDISLAGRILANFPEFLKDDQKIVDALAQLGELATQPDANIIKLPNISASAPQLDSAIAELQAKGFAVPNYPAEPKNDEEKAIKAKYAKVLGSAVNPVLREGNSDRRAPKAVKNYAKANPHRMGNWASDSKTDVAHMNSGDFYGTETSTTLENATKYKIVFKGNDGAETLLKDFAGLQAGEVIDSSVMNLNSLKSFVQEAIEEAKNRNVLLSAHLKATMMKISDPIVFGAIVETFFKDVFTKYAETFKSLDVNPNNGLADLFDKIKGNAQEADIKADIETALTNGPRVAMVNSDKGITNFHVPSDIIVDASMAALVRGGGKMWNKEGNEEDTVCIIPDRSYAGFYQSVIDDMKAHGKLDPTTMGSVPNVGLMAQKAEEYGSHDKTFQASAEGTVEVQDEAGNVLLSQKVEAGDIFRMCQTKDAPIQDWVKLAVNRARLSDTPAIFWLDKGRAHDREMIKKVEKYLADHDTNGLDIKILDVKDAMTETLKRAREGKDTISVSGNVLRDYLTDLFPILELGTSAKMLSIVPLMNGGGLFETGAGGSAPKHVEQFLEEGYLRWDSLGEFLALQASLEHLAQTQGNTKSQVLADALDEANAKFLATDKSPARKVGQIDNRGSHFYLAMYWAEALANQTADAELAEQFAPVAEAMHENEEVINAELIGAQGKPQNIDGYFKTDTYKTYEAMRPSTVLNEIIDGI; from the coding sequence ATGTCAGAAAAATCAAAAATCTATTACACCCTTACGGATGAAGCTCCAATGTTGGCTACACACTCGTTTTTACCGATTGTAAAAGCTTTTACAAAACCAGCAAACATTGAGATCGCAGTTCCGGATATTTCTTTGGCAGGAAGAATCTTAGCTAACTTCCCAGAATTTTTGAAAGATGATCAGAAAATCGTTGATGCTTTAGCTCAATTAGGAGAATTGGCAACTCAACCGGATGCAAACATTATCAAATTACCAAATATTTCAGCTTCTGCTCCTCAGTTAGATTCGGCTATCGCTGAATTACAAGCTAAAGGTTTTGCAGTTCCAAATTATCCTGCAGAGCCTAAAAATGACGAGGAAAAAGCAATTAAAGCTAAGTATGCTAAAGTTTTAGGAAGTGCTGTAAACCCTGTTCTTAGAGAAGGAAATTCTGACAGACGTGCTCCAAAAGCTGTTAAAAATTATGCAAAGGCAAACCCTCACAGAATGGGTAATTGGGCTTCAGACAGCAAAACTGACGTTGCTCACATGAACAGCGGAGATTTCTACGGGACAGAAACTTCTACTACTCTGGAAAATGCTACAAAATATAAAATCGTTTTCAAAGGAAATGATGGCGCTGAAACTTTATTAAAAGATTTCGCAGGTCTTCAGGCTGGAGAAGTAATCGATTCTTCTGTAATGAACTTAAATTCTTTGAAATCTTTCGTACAGGAAGCTATCGAAGAAGCTAAAAACAGAAACGTACTTCTTTCTGCTCACCTGAAAGCGACAATGATGAAAATCTCAGATCCAATCGTTTTCGGAGCAATTGTTGAGACTTTCTTTAAAGATGTTTTCACTAAATATGCTGAAACATTTAAATCTTTAGATGTAAATCCAAACAACGGTCTTGCTGATCTTTTCGATAAAATTAAAGGAAATGCTCAGGAAGCGGATATTAAAGCGGATATTGAAACTGCTTTAACAAACGGACCAAGAGTGGCAATGGTAAATTCTGATAAAGGAATTACGAATTTCCACGTTCCTTCAGATATTATCGTTGATGCTTCTATGGCTGCTTTGGTAAGAGGCGGAGGAAAAATGTGGAACAAGGAAGGAAACGAAGAAGATACAGTTTGTATCATTCCAGACCGTTCTTACGCAGGTTTCTATCAGTCAGTTATTGACGACATGAAAGCGCACGGAAAACTGGATCCTACCACAATGGGCTCTGTTCCAAACGTAGGTTTGATGGCTCAAAAAGCTGAAGAATACGGTTCTCACGACAAAACTTTCCAGGCTTCTGCTGAAGGAACGGTTGAAGTTCAGGATGAAGCTGGAAACGTTCTTCTTTCTCAGAAAGTTGAAGCTGGTGATATCTTCAGAATGTGTCAGACGAAAGATGCTCCGATTCAGGACTGGGTAAAATTAGCAGTAAACAGAGCAAGACTTTCTGATACTCCGGCAATTTTCTGGTTAGATAAAGGAAGAGCTCACGACAGAGAAATGATCAAAAAAGTTGAAAAATATTTAGCTGATCACGATACAAACGGACTTGACATTAAAATTCTTGATGTAAAAGACGCAATGACGGAAACGTTGAAGAGAGCAAGAGAAGGAAAAGATACCATTTCTGTTTCAGGAAACGTATTGAGAGATTATTTAACTGACCTTTTCCCAATTCTTGAACTTGGAACTTCTGCTAAAATGCTTTCTATCGTTCCATTGATGAATGGTGGTGGTTTATTCGAAACAGGAGCTGGAGGTTCTGCTCCAAAACACGTTGAGCAATTCTTAGAAGAAGGTTATTTAAGATGGGATTCTTTAGGTGAATTCTTAGCTTTACAGGCTTCTTTAGAGCATTTAGCACAAACTCAGGGGAATACAAAATCTCAGGTTTTAGCAGATGCATTAGATGAAGCAAATGCTAAATTCTTGGCGACTGACAAATCTCCTGCAAGAAAAGTTGGACAAATCGATAACAGAGGTTCTCACTTCTATTTGGCAATGTATTGGGCAGAAGCATTGGCAAACCAAACTGCAGATGCTGAATTAGCTGAACAATTTGCTCCGGTTGCGGAAGCAATGCACGAAAATGAAGAAGTTATCAATGCTGAGTTAATTGGCGCTCAAGGTAAGCCTCAAAACATTGACGGCTACTTCAAAACAGATACTTACAAAACTTATGAGGCAATGAGACCAAGTACTGTTTTAAATGAAATTATTGACGGAATCTAA
- the tpx gene encoding thiol peroxidase, whose amino-acid sequence MSTITFKGNPINTIGNLPEVGKDAQEFTMVSGDLSEKNLADYTGKRVVLNIFPSIDTGICAASARKFNEEASNLDNTVVINVSRDLPFALSRFCAAEGLNNVETLSDFRGNFGEDYGVTLSDSPLKGLLSRAVVVLDEKAKVIYTEQVPEIGQEPNYEAAIASLK is encoded by the coding sequence ATGTCTACAATTACATTTAAAGGAAACCCAATAAATACGATAGGAAATCTTCCCGAAGTAGGAAAAGATGCTCAGGAATTTACAATGGTTTCCGGAGATTTGTCTGAAAAAAACCTTGCTGATTATACTGGGAAAAGAGTTGTTCTGAACATTTTTCCAAGTATTGATACAGGAATTTGTGCGGCTTCTGCAAGAAAATTCAACGAAGAAGCTTCAAATCTTGATAATACAGTTGTAATTAATGTTTCAAGAGATTTACCTTTTGCATTGTCTAGATTTTGCGCAGCTGAAGGTTTGAATAACGTAGAAACGTTATCAGATTTCAGAGGTAATTTTGGTGAAGATTATGGCGTTACGCTTTCAGATTCTCCTTTGAAAGGGCTTTTAAGCAGAGCAGTTGTTGTTTTGGATGAAAAAGCTAAAGTAATATATACTGAGCAAGTTCCTGAAATCGGACAAGAGCCTAATTACGAAGCTGCTATTGCATCTTTGAAGTAA